The following coding sequences are from one Methanosarcina sp. WWM596 window:
- a CDS encoding DEAD/DEAH box helicase codes for MEKLAKFKALGLSDSTLKALKKKGFEEPTPIQEKVIPLFLKGESDIIGQAQTGTGKTTAFGAPIIDKIPEKSGHVQAIILTPTRELAIQVSEELNSIKGDKKLNIVPIYGGQSMTQQLRMLKIGVDIVVGTPGRVIDHIERKSLKLEHISYFVLDEADEMLNMGFIDDIKEILKATGPDKRMLFFSATMPKAILGIVKKYMQNYEHVTIEKEELTANLTEQIYFEVHENDKFEALSRIIDIEDEFYGLVFCRTKTDTSQLAQKLSDRGYLADALNGDLSQQEREKILNKFRKQKINILAATDVAARGIDIMNLTHVINYSLPQDPESYVHRIGRTGRAGKQGTAITFVTSSEFRRLTYIKKTSKSEMKKGRIPEIKDVIKAKRTRVKAELEDTIKTEEYGDCLEMSEKLLEEYPAEKILAALLKYAFKEKFDESMYTEISGGSSYVDRKGKTRLFIAMGKVDGMTPEKLAYFIQEELGDSELKVRDAEIFPHFSFVSIPFAQAEALLEIFKNKRRGSKPFVELAQKSRRGSSNGSNARNSSGSLRSGGYSRSGGSSRSGGGSRSSGSSRSSGSSRSSGSSRSSGSSRNVKK; via the coding sequence ATGGAAAAATTAGCAAAATTTAAGGCACTTGGGCTCTCGGACAGTACATTGAAAGCCCTCAAAAAGAAAGGGTTTGAAGAACCAACCCCGATTCAGGAAAAAGTCATCCCACTTTTTTTGAAAGGAGAATCTGACATTATAGGGCAGGCTCAGACAGGGACAGGAAAAACAACAGCTTTCGGAGCTCCCATTATAGATAAAATACCAGAGAAATCAGGACACGTTCAGGCAATAATCCTGACTCCTACAAGGGAACTCGCAATCCAGGTTTCAGAAGAACTTAACTCCATAAAGGGAGATAAAAAACTGAATATTGTTCCTATATATGGGGGACAGTCCATGACCCAGCAGCTTCGCATGCTGAAAATCGGGGTGGACATTGTTGTGGGGACACCGGGAAGGGTCATCGACCACATTGAAAGAAAGAGTTTAAAACTCGAACATATCTCTTATTTCGTACTTGACGAAGCCGATGAAATGCTGAACATGGGCTTTATTGACGATATAAAGGAGATCTTAAAGGCAACAGGCCCTGATAAAAGGATGCTGTTCTTCTCAGCCACAATGCCAAAGGCAATCCTTGGAATCGTCAAGAAGTACATGCAGAACTACGAGCATGTTACAATTGAGAAGGAGGAGCTTACAGCAAACCTGACCGAACAGATCTACTTTGAGGTTCATGAAAACGACAAGTTTGAAGCCCTCAGCAGAATCATCGACATCGAAGACGAATTCTACGGGCTTGTTTTCTGCCGGACAAAGACCGACACCAGCCAGCTTGCCCAGAAACTCAGTGATAGGGGTTATTTAGCCGATGCCCTTAATGGAGACCTCTCCCAGCAGGAGCGGGAAAAAATCCTAAATAAGTTCAGGAAACAGAAGATAAACATCCTCGCAGCAACTGATGTTGCAGCAAGAGGAATCGATATCATGAATCTGACCCATGTCATTAACTATTCCCTGCCTCAGGACCCTGAGTCCTATGTGCACAGAATAGGGAGGACAGGAAGGGCAGGCAAGCAGGGAACTGCTATCACCTTTGTGACATCCTCGGAGTTTAGGCGGCTTACTTACATAAAGAAGACTTCAAAGTCCGAAATGAAGAAAGGCCGCATTCCCGAGATAAAAGATGTAATAAAAGCCAAAAGGACGAGAGTAAAAGCCGAACTAGAAGATACCATAAAGACCGAAGAATACGGCGACTGCCTTGAGATGAGTGAAAAGCTCCTTGAGGAATACCCCGCAGAAAAGATCTTGGCTGCCCTTTTAAAGTACGCTTTCAAGGAAAAATTCGACGAGAGCATGTACACGGAGATTTCAGGCGGCAGTTCCTATGTCGACAGGAAAGGCAAAACCAGGCTATTTATAGCCATGGGAAAGGTCGACGGCATGACTCCGGAAAAACTGGCATATTTCATTCAGGAGGAACTCGGGGACAGTGAACTGAAAGTAAGGGATGCAGAAATTTTCCCACACTTTTCCTTCGTATCCATTCCCTTTGCCCAGGCTGAAGCCCTGCTCGAAATCTTCAAAAACAAGAGAAGGGGAAGTAAACCCTTCGTGGAACTTGCCCAGAAATCCCGGAGAGGAAGTTCAAACGGTTCAAACGCTAGGAACAGTAGCGGAAGCTTAAGAAGTGGTGGATACTCAAGAAGTGGTGGAAGCTCAAGAAGTGGTGGAGGCTCAAGAAGCAGTGGAAGCTCAAGAAGCAGTGGAAGCTCAAGAAGCAGTGGAAGCTCAAGAAGCAGTGGAAGCTCAAGAAATGTGAAAAAATAA
- a CDS encoding winged helix-turn-helix domain-containing protein, translating into MKLQLVNLLLFSDKRKNFLLLLAEGPRNIDEILYLLQVPRISLLPHIKKLKEEGLIVQKGDVYCLSIIGNILVKKTRLLLDTASVFEENDYFWSYRKLDSVPFHLLKRIGEIKRSQLVELKLTHGFDLFPELINHFIGSSKVMLLFSYFHPQIPSFSLELAKKDVKVQLILSRGSFDRFSGDFRDTGEKILEKKNASIFVRSGSPLESPSLIAISENALLIGFFNKKGQFEGQCLLSFEPCALIWGKELFEYYLERSEKICSMDYPDNSSDSQKTSNDL; encoded by the coding sequence ATGAAACTGCAGCTTGTTAATCTACTTTTATTTTCCGACAAAAGGAAAAATTTTCTATTACTACTGGCAGAAGGGCCTAGAAATATTGATGAAATTCTTTATCTGCTTCAGGTCCCCAGGATTTCCCTGCTTCCTCACATAAAAAAATTAAAAGAAGAAGGTTTAATTGTTCAGAAAGGAGATGTATATTGTCTTTCTATCATAGGTAATATATTAGTTAAAAAAACCAGGCTTTTACTGGATACAGCCAGTGTATTTGAAGAGAATGATTATTTCTGGAGCTACAGAAAACTGGATTCCGTTCCTTTTCATCTGTTAAAACGGATAGGGGAGATTAAAAGAAGCCAGCTTGTAGAACTCAAGCTAACTCACGGATTTGATCTGTTTCCGGAACTGATTAATCATTTTATCGGATCTTCAAAGGTTATGCTCCTTTTTTCTTATTTTCACCCTCAAATTCCTTCTTTCTCCCTGGAGCTCGCAAAAAAAGATGTTAAGGTGCAGCTCATCCTTAGCAGAGGTTCCTTTGATAGGTTTTCAGGAGATTTTCGGGATACGGGAGAGAAAATCCTGGAAAAGAAAAACGCCTCCATTTTTGTGCGCTCAGGTTCTCCACTTGAAAGTCCTTCATTGATTGCTATATCGGAAAATGCTTTATTGATAGGTTTTTTCAATAAGAAAGGACAATTTGAAGGACAGTGCCTTCTTAGCTTTGAACCCTGCGCCCTGATCTGGGGAAAAGAACTCTTTGAATACTATTTAGAGAGATCAGAAAAGATCTGTTCAATGGATTATCCCGACAACAGCTCTGATAGCCAGAAAACTTCCAATGACTTGTAA
- the tnpA gene encoding IS200/IS605 family transposase, translating to MYFLVNTKYETRNHSKFLLMYHVIFVCKYRKVILEPISEELKQIMIDISKESNFEILEMETDKDHIHFLIKSEPKVSVLSIVRKLKQEYTNRLWKTQKEYMKKYYWGENTLWSDGYFASTIGNVSKEAAEYYIRNQG from the coding sequence ATATACTTCTTGGTAAATACGAAGTATGAAACACGGAATCATAGCAAATTTTTGTTAATGTATCATGTTATTTTTGTTTGCAAATACCGAAAAGTCATACTTGAACCAATTAGCGAAGAACTCAAACAGATTATGATTGACATTTCAAAAGAGTCTAACTTTGAAATCCTTGAAATGGAAACTGACAAAGACCATATTCATTTCTTGATCAAGAGTGAGCCGAAAGTTAGCGTTTTGTCAATTGTCAGAAAATTGAAACAAGAATATACTAACAGGTTATGGAAAACTCAAAAAGAATATATGAAAAAGTATTATTGGGGTGAGAATACGTTATGGAGTGATGGTTATTTTGCGTCTACTATCGGAAATGTTAGTAAAGAGGCGGCAGAATATTACATACGGAATCAGGGTTGA
- a CDS encoding MASE3 domain-containing protein, with the protein MYHIGRKTFKVRLHEAAVWITIIGLLYLISLGNYLLFHTLAELFSVYVAYAIFFMTWKSRTRLENRYLLLIGIAFFFIGSVDFLHALTFRGMGVFPDFGIDLTAQLWIVARYLESISFLVAPLFLIRNRENRNKEAENRHRESIEGSTFAWKVFLVYAAITIFCLLSIFIFKNFPVVYIEGSGLTPFKILSEYIISFILLCSLFPLYIIRDKFKHKVYRLLAASIIITILGELSFILYTHVNEFPNLIGHYFKLLSFYLIYEAVVDVGFEEPYSLLFRELKHREESFRQKTIFLGDEYSHICRMIGVNRILEPNNINFEEDKDQEGYHSFSQHFPGIGFQLDGDFAPISIQGPVEEMTGYGKEDFLSGKVSLIEIIVPDDQPLVFENRQKSKSNPKFIVENEFRIRKKNGETIWVREISRRIPGKSKGSGKIQGLIYDITERKVAEEALEKIDRIRIKEIHHRIKNNLQVISSLLSLQAEKFEDREVIEAFRESQNRVASIALIHEELHGGDNLDALDFAGYLQKLTADIFNSYRVGKDGLSLKLDLEQVFLGMDTAIPLGIIVNELVSNAMKHAFSDKKEGEIHISLHSKENPGSLDGLSGSCPECLENNNFHYVLTVADNGRGIPEEIDFRNADSLGLQLLTILVEQIDGCIELNRDHGTEFIIWFSNSGN; encoded by the coding sequence ATATATCATATAGGGAGAAAAACATTTAAAGTAAGGCTTCATGAGGCTGCAGTCTGGATAACAATAATAGGTCTACTCTACTTAATCAGCCTTGGTAATTACCTTCTTTTTCACACTTTAGCAGAACTATTCAGTGTTTATGTTGCGTATGCAATATTTTTTATGACGTGGAAATCAAGAACTCGCCTGGAAAACAGATATCTCTTACTCATAGGGATTGCTTTTTTTTTCATTGGAAGCGTTGATTTTCTGCATGCTCTTACATTCAGGGGAATGGGAGTTTTCCCGGATTTTGGAATTGACCTGACTGCCCAGTTATGGATAGTTGCAAGGTACCTGGAAAGCATTTCCTTCTTAGTTGCCCCGCTGTTCTTAATACGAAACAGAGAGAATAGAAACAAAGAGGCTGAAAACAGGCACAGAGAATCCATTGAAGGCTCCACTTTTGCCTGGAAAGTTTTTCTCGTGTATGCAGCAATTACCATCTTCTGCCTGCTTTCAATTTTTATTTTCAAAAATTTCCCGGTTGTTTATATCGAAGGTTCGGGGCTCACCCCTTTCAAAATCCTGAGTGAATACATAATCTCATTTATACTCCTCTGTTCTCTGTTTCCCCTGTATATAATCAGAGATAAATTCAAACACAAGGTTTACAGGCTGCTTGCAGCTTCCATAATCATTACAATCTTGGGAGAACTGTCTTTTATCCTGTATACTCATGTAAACGAATTTCCAAATCTCATAGGTCACTATTTTAAACTTCTGTCTTTTTACCTGATCTACGAAGCCGTCGTAGATGTCGGGTTTGAAGAGCCTTACAGCCTTCTTTTCAGGGAACTCAAGCACAGAGAAGAGAGCTTCAGGCAAAAAACAATTTTCCTTGGAGATGAATACAGCCATATCTGCAGAATGATAGGAGTAAACAGGATTCTTGAACCAAATAACATAAACTTTGAGGAAGATAAAGATCAAGAAGGCTACCATTCGTTTTCACAACATTTTCCCGGAATAGGATTCCAGCTTGACGGGGACTTTGCACCAATATCCATACAGGGACCTGTTGAGGAAATGACAGGCTACGGGAAAGAGGATTTCCTTTCCGGAAAAGTGAGTTTGATAGAAATTATTGTACCTGACGACCAGCCTTTGGTTTTTGAAAACCGGCAGAAGTCAAAATCAAATCCTAAATTTATAGTTGAGAATGAATTCCGAATACGCAAAAAAAATGGAGAGACAATATGGGTAAGGGAAATTTCCCGGAGAATTCCGGGAAAATCTAAAGGTTCAGGAAAAATTCAGGGTTTGATTTATGATATCACTGAACGTAAAGTGGCTGAAGAAGCCCTCGAAAAAATAGACCGTATCCGGATAAAAGAGATCCACCACAGGATAAAGAATAACCTTCAGGTGATCTCCTCTCTGCTCAGTTTGCAGGCGGAAAAGTTCGAAGACAGGGAAGTGATTGAAGCTTTCAGGGAAAGCCAGAACCGTGTCGCATCCATAGCCCTGATCCATGAAGAGCTTCATGGGGGGGATAACCTGGATGCCCTTGATTTCGCAGGCTATCTGCAGAAACTGACTGCCGATATTTTCAATTCATATCGTGTGGGTAAGGACGGCTTAAGCCTTAAACTTGACCTTGAGCAGGTTTTTCTTGGCATGGATACCGCAATACCCCTTGGCATCATAGTAAATGAGCTGGTCTCAAACGCCATGAAACACGCCTTTTCAGATAAAAAAGAGGGAGAAATCCACATAAGCCTGCATAGTAAGGAAAACCCCGGCTCTTTGGACGGGCTTTCCGGTTCATGTCCGGAATGCCTGGAAAATAATAATTTTCATTATGTATTAACCGTTGCCGATAACGGAAGAGGAATCCCTGAAGAAATAGATTTCCGAAATGCTGATTCTCTCGGACTCCAGCTTCTTACCATCCTTGTTGAACAGATAGACGGCTGTATTGAACTTAACAGAGACCATGGGACGGAGTTCATTATCTGGTTTAGCAATTCCGGAAACTGA
- a CDS encoding sensor histidine kinase: MHIVEDHASKPGNSGIDRDCKNEKGFDYTLTVADNRKGISEEVDFQNPEPLELQLVNILVEQIDDRIELKRDHGTEFTIRYNNPKSE; encoded by the coding sequence ATGCACATAGTGGAGGATCATGCTTCAAAACCAGGTAACTCAGGCATAGACAGAGACTGCAAGAATGAAAAAGGCTTTGATTATACGTTAACAGTAGCAGACAATAGGAAAGGTATTTCTGAAGAGGTAGATTTCCAAAACCCGGAGCCTCTCGAACTCCAGCTTGTAAACATTCTTGTTGAACAAATAGATGATCGCATCGAACTTAAAAGAGATCATGGAACAGAGTTTACTATCCGGTATAACAATCCAAAGAGTGAATGA
- the tnpB gene encoding IS200/IS605 family element RNA-guided endonuclease TnpB, which translates to MMQAFKFRLYPTTTQAIQLNQHIGSCRFVYNWALDQKIKTYEQTGESISRFDLNKLIPTLKASYEWLGEVNSQSLQGMTKQVESAFTRFFREKTGFPKFKSKKNPIQSFPVPQHYTVNFENNTIKLPKIEPIKAVLHRKFEGEPKTATVSRTCKGHYYISILVEDGKELPVKEAFTESTTVGIDVGIKDFAVLSTGEKVENQKYLKNSLKRLKVLQKRVSRKQKGSKNRAKAKRRLAVLHDKITNQRNDFQNKLSFRLVSENQAVALETLNVKGMVKNHHLAQAISDSAWSSFVIKLEYKAQWFGKTVLRIGQFEPSSKLCSVCGYHNKELQLKDREWICPDCKTKHDRDINAAINIKKFALIDQNLIGL; encoded by the coding sequence ATGATGCAAGCGTTCAAATTTAGACTCTATCCTACAACTACACAAGCTATTCAATTGAATCAGCATATAGGTAGCTGTAGATTTGTCTATAATTGGGCACTTGACCAGAAAATTAAAACTTATGAGCAGACAGGGGAATCAATTTCCAGATTTGACTTAAACAAATTAATTCCTACTCTAAAGGCTTCTTATGAGTGGTTAGGAGAAGTTAACTCTCAATCATTACAGGGGATGACTAAGCAGGTTGAATCCGCTTTCACTAGATTCTTTAGAGAGAAAACAGGGTTTCCAAAGTTCAAATCAAAAAAGAATCCGATACAGTCTTTCCCTGTACCTCAACACTACACTGTAAACTTTGAAAATAATACTATCAAGCTTCCAAAAATAGAACCAATTAAAGCAGTTCTTCACAGGAAGTTTGAAGGAGAGCCTAAAACGGCTACGGTATCAAGGACATGTAAAGGACATTACTACATCAGTATCCTTGTTGAAGATGGAAAAGAACTTCCAGTAAAGGAAGCTTTCACAGAATCAACAACAGTAGGAATTGATGTAGGTATCAAAGACTTTGCTGTCCTTTCAACAGGAGAAAAGGTTGAGAATCAAAAGTACTTGAAAAACTCTCTTAAAAGGCTCAAAGTATTACAGAAAAGAGTCTCAAGGAAACAGAAAGGCTCTAAGAACAGGGCAAAAGCTAAACGAAGACTTGCTGTACTCCATGACAAAATAACAAATCAGAGAAATGACTTCCAGAACAAACTCTCTTTTAGACTTGTTAGCGAAAACCAAGCTGTAGCTCTGGAAACTCTAAATGTTAAAGGCATGGTTAAGAATCATCACTTAGCACAGGCTATAAGTGATTCTGCGTGGAGTAGTTTTGTAATAAAGTTGGAATATAAGGCTCAATGGTTTGGAAAAACCGTCCTGAGAATAGGACAATTTGAACCCTCTTCTAAGCTATGTAGTGTGTGTGGATACCACAATAAAGAGCTTCAGCTAAAAGACAGAGAATGGATTTGTCCAGACTGTAAAACCAAACACGATAGAGACATTAATGCCGCTATCAATATCAAAAAATTCGCTCTCATAGATCAGAATCTAATTGGATTATGA